GCGTGGGAGCGAGGCGCTCGCGAAGTATGCGTGCAAGGCGGGCTGCCTCGCGATCTCGATCCGTTCTACTATCGCGACCTGCTTCACGCAATCAAGCAGGCAACTCCGCAGATGCACATCCACGCGTTCTCTCCGATGGAAGTCGCGTACGGCGTCGAGCTGACCGGGATGCCGCTCCCGGATTACCTGGCGATGTTGAAAGATGCCGGGCTTGGAACGTTGCCCGGCACCGCGGCTGAAATCCTGGACGATGGTGTTCGCCATCAGATCGAGCGGATCAAGCTCAAGGTGTCCGAGTGGCTCGACGTGATAAAAACGGCGCATAGACTCGGCATACGCACTACGTCGACGATGATGTACGGTCATACCGAAAACGAGGAACACTGGGTTCGTCACTTGATGCTGCTGCGGGACGTTCAGAAGGAGACCGGCGGCTTCACCGAGTTCGTTCCCCTCGGATTCGTTCACGAGTTCACGCAGTTGTATCGATCGGGTGATGCGCGCCCCGGACCAACCGTCGATGAACATCTGAAGGTTCATGCGCTGTCGCGGCTGATGCTCCAAGGTTGGATAGACAACATTCAGGTTTCGTGGGTAAAGATGTCGCGCGAGGTAACTCAAGCCTGTTTGCGCGCGGGAGCAAACGACTACGGCGGAACGCTGATGAACGAGAACATCTCTCGGCTAGCCGGCGCGACTTCGGGTGAGTATCTTTCGCCTGAAGACTTTCACGGGCGCATTCGCGAGCTGGGGCGAGTCCCCGCGGAGCGAACAACGCTCTACAAGATAGTGGAGATTTACGGTTAGAAAGCTCGAACCGATTCTGCAAAGCGCGTAGCGCGCTCACAGGAAAGAAACCTCGCTCGATATCTCTGAAGAAAAAAGGAATTTATCATGAAGACCAGCCGAAATAACCGGGTCATTGTGGTTGTGCTGATCGGTGGCATGATCCTCGCCGGGGCGATATTTGTCTCCAAGGATAGCAACCAGCAGCCAGCCACGGTGGTTGCTCCGCTCGATTCAGGTGCTGCCGGTTCGCCTCAGCCGGAAGGCGTTCCGGGTTCGCCTCAGCCGCCAGGCCCTGCTCCGGCAGGGAAGGTCTGGAATACCGAGCACGGCCATTGGCATGTCGCGCCCGGTGCTCCGGCAGCTTCGGGAGCCGGGGGCCAGCCAGGTGCGGCTCAGCCAGCGTTTCAACCGGGTCCCCAACCGCCAGGCCCGGTTCCCGCAGGCAAAATCTGGTCTGCCGAGCACGGGCACTGGCACGACGCACCGAAATGACGCACCGACGAATAAGAGGGTCGTCCTCATTGAAAGATGTCGCGCGAGGTAACCCAAGCCTGTTTGTGTGCGGGAGCAAACGACTACGGCGGTTCGCTGATGAACGAGAACATCTCTCGATTGGCCGGCCCGACTTCGGGTGAGTATTGGGTACGAAATCCGTGCGAACCCGTCAAACCAGTGTCATCGGTGGTCTATGAGTTCGCAAGAATCGCATTGCCAGCGCCGCATAGCCCACGGATAACACTGATCGCTTGTTAGCTTGGAGTCTTAGAGTCCTTTGCGAGTCTTAGCGACTTTGCGCGAAACCCGTTGCTCGCAAAGAACGCAAAGACTCGCAAAGGTCTCTAAGAACTCTTCAGCTTCAGGAGCTTCGCCGCATTGTCGTGCAGGATCTTCTGTCGCACTTCCGGTGAAAACCCTTCCAGCGCGTCGAAGTCCGCTAGCCACCGCTGCGGCGTGATGAACGGATAGTCGCTCCCGAACAGTATTCGATCCTGCAACCGCCCTCGAGCCTCGTCCATTATCGCTTTGGGAACGTACTTCGGAGACCAGCCCGACAGATCCATAAACACGTTAGACTTGTGCCCGATGATCGCGAGCATCTCTTCGTGCCACGGCCAGGCCGGGTGCGCTCCGATGATCGTAAGCTGGGGAAAATCGGCGGCAACGTGATCCAGATAGATGGGCCGCGTGTAGTCGAGCTTTATTCCCATCCCTCCCGGCGTTCCTGCTCCAAGCCCGTTCGTGCCGGTATGAAACAACGCCGGTACGCCAAGCTCGGCAATCTTTTCGTAAAGCGGGTAGAACCGTGAGTCGTTCGGATAAAAGGCCTGTATGCCGGGATGAAACTTCGCTCCGATCAACCCAAGCTCACTGATGGCGCGCTGCATCTCCGCGACCGCGCGCTTGCCCTTCCACGGATCTACGCTGGCGAAGCCGACAAATTGTTTCGGGTACTTCTTGACGACATCAGCAACTTCATCATTTGTAAGAGGCGGCAGTCCGGTTGCGGTCTCAGCGTCCCACGCCAACAGCACTGCGACGATGTCGAGTTCTTCGTAGACGCGCGCGACTTCGTCCATCTCGCGCACGGGGACTTTGCTTCGAAAGAACGCCTCCGCCGGTTCCTTGAATGGCTTGACCGAACCGTCGAGGAAGCTCGCCGTCGGCAGGTGGACGTGTATGTCGATCGCGTTTGGCATTGGTTTCGCCTTTCTTCGCTTTTCGGATGTCCTTGCCTTCAAGAGAGTAGACGCAACCGCTCAATCAATACAACTCCTGCTCCGTCCCACGAAAACTTCGCCTCATTGAGAATAGCGGCCTGCTACTGGCGTGTGGTATTCTCTCCGTCAGGTTCATGATCCTGGACACAGTAGATTCGATCAATGGTGTTGCTATCCGCCTAACCGAAGAGCGCTGGGATCACATAGTTGGTCGAAGGCCTTACATGGCGACTTATTACGAGAAGGTGCTCGATGCTGTGCAGAATCCCTCTTTCATTCTTCGAGGTGCGCGGGGATCGCTTGTCGCAGTACTAGCGCTCGGACGGAGAAGATACTGTTGGTGTTCTACAGAGAGGTCAGTAAGCTCGACGGCTTCATCATCACAGCGTACATCGATGATGCTGTCGACCGGAGCAAGATCATATGGCGCGCAGACCGATAGGAGCTAGCCCGAGCCGCTTGCTTGTTAGCGCCGCCCAGCGCATACAGATTCCCACCTTGCCAGTTCGGGTCGAGTACGACGCCGATGTCGATACCTTGTACCTGCGGTTTAGAGAAGGCGTAGCTCCCACTCGCAGCAAGGGCGATATCGAGAAAGGTGTGGTCTACGATTACCGCGGGAAGGAACTCATAGGCATCGAGATCCTAAACGCATCACAACCTTCCGAGTCACAGCCCGACTCCGAACAAAACACCAGATAGAGCACGAAGAAAGGGTGCAACGGATTCTCACTGATCCGATCCGTGAGAATCCGTCGCACCCGTTCGATTCGTGGTCGATTCTGGTTACTGCCCCGTTCGAGCCACGGCCTGACCCGGAAGCGGCTTGCGCGGAAGCTTCTTGTCGCGCATCGCCGTGTTGTACACGAACGCGGCCATGATCGTAGCCGCCTGTTTCATGTCGTCCTCTTGGATGCGATCATACACGTCCATATTCGAGTGGTGAGTTCTTGTCTCGTACTCGATCTGGTCCTGTATGAACTGAAATCCCGGCAGCCCCACACCATCGAATGACTGATGGTCGGTTCCCCCGGTATTCGCAATCGATATCGTCGCCACCGGCAACTCCCTCGGCGTCGCGGCCTTTGGATCCGGCGCAGGCCCCGCTCCGATCATATCTCTGAACGGAGCGAACCATGCCCTGAAGATCGTTCGCATTTCCTCGTTGCCTTGCAGGTAAATCCCTCGAATCTTGCCCGTACCATTGTCGAGATTGAAGTAGCCGGCAAACTTATCGTGATCGGGTTTGAGCTCGAACTGAGGAGGCGCCTGTTGGGCGGGTGGAGTCTGATCGGCGCCTGTGCCGAAGCGAGGGTCGGGACCGAGGCGTTTGCCGAAGTGTTCGGCCACGTAAGCGCGCGAGCCCAGCAGCCCCTGCTCTTCGCCGCTCCAGAGTCCGATCCGAATCGTTCGACGAGGCTGCAAACCAAGCGTCTTAAGTATTCGCAGCGCTTCCATGCACACAGCCGAACCCGCGGCGTTGTCTGTAGCGCCGGTGCCGCTATGCCACGAGTCGAAGTGCGCTCCGAGCATCACGATCTCGTCCTTCAGGTCCGTTCCCGGAATCTCGGCGATAACGTTATGGCTCATCAGGTCCTGATCGTAGTACTTCGTCGAGACGTTGAACTCGAGAGTGACCGGCGCTCCTCGCTGAATCATTCGAATGATCCGGTTGTAGTGTTCGGCGGCAACTACGACTTGAGGAACAAATGGCGGCGCGTCTTTGTCTCGAATCGTTTTCTGCTTCTCTCGCGGCGTGTCCGCCGGATAGACGAGAGTGGCGGATTGAACGAACATCGTTCCGCCGTCGCCGCGCCCAGGCTCGAGCACCAACGCCGCGCCTTCCTGCTGTAGCATCAACCACTTCTTAGTCAGAAGCGCGGCGGCTGCTCGCTGCTCGTCGGTCATCCGAAAATTTCTACCTCCGCCCTGGCCTCCTGCGCCGGGCGGTTCGGCATTCGCGAGCCTCAATAACTCTTCGTCGGTTTGACGACGGCTGAGCGCTTCAAAATGTGCTTTGAGTTCGCGAGGAGCCGTGAGCAGAACTATCGCGCCCTTGAGTTTGCCTGTGAAGTTGGCGAGGTCGGCCTCAGTCTTTGCGTTGAAGTATA
This window of the Acidobacteriota bacterium genome carries:
- a CDS encoding M20/M25/M40 family metallo-hydrolase gives rise to the protein MFKRYTAILLTIVTSLASGVAVSAGAPQEKFDQEAITKIKEEGMKRSQVMETLSYLTDVPGPRLTGSPGIRAAQEWAKQKLASWGLQNARLEAWGPFGRGWSLEGFSASMIKPNYAPLIAYPKAWSPGTNGVVRAQPVYFNAKTEADLANFTGKLKGAIVLLTAPRELKAHFEALSRRQTDEELLRLANAEPPGAGGQGGGRNFRMTDEQRAAAALLTKKWLMLQQEGAALVLEPGRGDGGTMFVQSATLVYPADTPREKQKTIRDKDAPPFVPQVVVAAEHYNRIIRMIQRGAPVTLEFNVSTKYYDQDLMSHNVIAEIPGTDLKDEIVMLGAHFDSWHSGTGATDNAAGSAVCMEALRILKTLGLQPRRTIRIGLWSGEEQGLLGSRAYVAEHFGKRLGPDPRFGTGADQTPPAQQAPPQFELKPDHDKFAGYFNLDNGTGKIRGIYLQGNEEMRTIFRAWFAPFRDMIGAGPAPDPKAATPRELPVATISIANTGGTDHQSFDGVGLPGFQFIQDQIEYETRTHHSNMDVYDRIQEDDMKQAATIMAAFVYNTAMRDKKLPRKPLPGQAVARTGQ
- the cofH gene encoding 5-amino-6-(D-ribitylamino)uracil--L-tyrosine 4-hydroxyphenyl transferase CofH yields the protein MTSLNDIQWDAPGRLDNLLAKIDPAVTRVLEAALNGEDLGFDDGLILARTSGHELEALVLAADRIRRERVGDVITYVVNRNINFTNICFIGCRFCAFSRAPREKDAYFHSFEEIGRRSIEAWERGAREVCVQGGLPRDLDPFYYRDLLHAIKQATPQMHIHAFSPMEVAYGVELTGMPLPDYLAMLKDAGLGTLPGTAAEILDDGVRHQIERIKLKVSEWLDVIKTAHRLGIRTTSTMMYGHTENEEHWVRHLMLLRDVQKETGGFTEFVPLGFVHEFTQLYRSGDARPGPTVDEHLKVHALSRLMLQGWIDNIQVSWVKMSREVTQACLRAGANDYGGTLMNENISRLAGATSGEYLSPEDFHGRIRELGRVPAERTTLYKIVEIYG
- a CDS encoding DUF2283 domain-containing protein, whose product is MARRPIGASPSRLLVSAAQRIQIPTLPVRVEYDADVDTLYLRFREGVAPTRSKGDIEKGVVYDYRGKELIGIEILNASQPSESQPDSEQNTR
- a CDS encoding amidohydrolase family protein → MPNAIDIHVHLPTASFLDGSVKPFKEPAEAFFRSKVPVREMDEVARVYEELDIVAVLLAWDAETATGLPPLTNDEVADVVKKYPKQFVGFASVDPWKGKRAVAEMQRAISELGLIGAKFHPGIQAFYPNDSRFYPLYEKIAELGVPALFHTGTNGLGAGTPGGMGIKLDYTRPIYLDHVAADFPQLTIIGAHPAWPWHEEMLAIIGHKSNVFMDLSGWSPKYVPKAIMDEARGRLQDRILFGSDYPFITPQRWLADFDALEGFSPEVRQKILHDNAAKLLKLKSS